A window of Penaeus chinensis breed Huanghai No. 1 chromosome 9, ASM1920278v2, whole genome shotgun sequence genomic DNA:
TGTCGTAGCAGACCGACACATTATAGTAGTAAGTGATAGCCAAATGGTCTAAATACTTTTTATACTCGTATTGTATTTGGAGTCACCAATACCTTCACATGCTTAACAAAAACTTAATTCATTTTCTTCATATGCAACAGAAAGTCATTAGTAAATTATATATGCCTGTAGGATCTAGTTTTTTCGAATATCCCATACgcttatctttaccatcatcatcaccatcctcatcattactatcaccgtcacttccatcaccatcatcatcatcacaattatcattatgaatatatataaataaggactCTTGACGATTGGTAGCTTAATGTCGCAATTGTGCAATTTAGGATGAGTCAGAGGCTAAGAGCAGTATATTTTGCCAATGGTGATtaagagacatatataaatacaaaacccGATTCTaagaaaatgtctttaaaaaatcaATTAGAAGAAAAATTGTCTTCCCACAATATACTACAACCGTATTTTATGCAAACATTTTTCCGATATTTTCTTATGTATTCttccgtgagtgagtgagtgagtgtgtgtgtgtgtgtgtgtgtgtgtgtgtgtgtgtgtgtgtgtgtgtgtgtgtgtgtctgtttgtgtgtgtgtattgatttatgtatctactcatttattatttatcaatgtatttattcacTTATGAGATTGCCTTCATTTTTTCCTGCTTTGTATACTGTCTCCTGAAGAGCCCACTCGTTCAGCTGGTTTCAATTCAGACTTTCGAGACTTTCATCATTAAGATACTTTGTCGAAGTAAGAGCGCTTGCCATTGAAACATAagcatttttcttccattccaAGATTTCCAACTAATTTCGAGAGGGAGATTTTGGAcaactattcattttttttactattctacCAAAAGgaacttgatttttttcttttcttttttagttccGTTAAAGCATCAGTCCTATTGGTCCttgaagaaatatgcaaatcagcTCTCATGTGAGTTAGAATGATAATCTGAAATTATATAACTTCTCAAAACGTAGATGCGGTTTCCGTAGTCGTCCGTGCTTCAATAAATGAAGCTATGTTAAATGCCACGATCATTCTCTATGGAGCTTACCTCTTTACTTATTTAAATATGCAACAATATTCTAAtggcaaacatatacacatatatgggtatatgtacagacccacacatatttatataatacataatatatatatattttttttatatatatatatttatatatatataaacttatttattaattgtatgtatgaatgtatgtatgcacgcacacatatattgcgagtatgtatatgtacacagtatatatgtatgcgtacattatatatatatatatatatatatatataaatatatatatatatatatatatatatattatatatatatattttttatatatgtatatatatacatacgtatattatatatatgtatatacatatatataatatacatatacataatagatgtatatatatacatatatacatatatataatgtacacatatatatactgcatgtatataatatatatatatatatatatatatatatatatatgtatatacacgcaatattatttcttttcatttataaaaTCTAGGTTTTCTAGGCgtataggaaaacaaaaacaaaatacattattGACTGTCTTTTTTATGAAGTCTTGGTGGTCAAATTGTCTAATCATTGTCAACGCATCAGCATTCTCCTGAAACAACACACCAGACGTGTGTCTATCTGGTGAAAAatacaatttattttttaaaacaaagagacaaaccaTCACCAATCTTCAGGAATGAGATGTTAATTCTCTGATCATCTTTCAGTTTTTCGTTAATTTTCCTTATAGCCAGCGTGTCAGGGGTTTGATCATTGGGGTCGATCACAGTTCCATCCCAGAGTGTGTTGTCGAAGGCGATGACTCCACCCGAGCGCAAGAGAATGAGGCAAAGTTCATAGTATCGATCATAACTCTCCTTGTCGGCGTCAATGAAAGCATAATCGAAGGTGCCTGCTTCTCCTGCGTCAATGAACTTCTGGAGAGTCTCAGCAGCTGGAGCGATGTGCAGACTTATCTTGTTGATAACTCCAGCTTCCTCCCAGAACGGTTTGCCTGGAATACTCGTTTCCTTAGAAATGTCAACGTGTTATGTTCATTATACCACAGGTCCCTATCAGACTTTTTGAACCATTACATATTTCAGTTTTTACATCTTTACATATGCGGAAATGCATGAATATCTGCATAATTCATCTGGTCTGCTCTGATAGTCTTAATACCTATGTTGGTAAACTCTTCACTTATGTCCAGGGCGTGAACCTTCCCATCAGGAGGCAGTGCCAGAGCAGCAGAGAGTGAACTGGCGCCTGTGAACACCCCAATGTCTAGTACCTGTTAAATACGAAACGACCCTCAACACATGACTGTGAGAAAATGGCAACATGCTTTAAAATGCATAGAACGCCATATTCTAGAACAAGTACATATAttccatcacacacatacaaatacagatacaaatataaaatgcaaataaaataataataataaaacattaatatatatatacacatatgtgtgcgtctgcgtgtgtttgtgtggttactTCATGTCGGTCTTTAAATACCATCAAATGGCTAAACTCACTTTCTTTGCCCCGATAGCCTGCATTATGTTGGCATTGAGCTGCAGAACTTCAGGAGCCCCCAACATCGAGGATCTGCGGTGCTGTAGAGTTACATCATTCAGTCGTTTTTGCACGTCGGTTAATCTGTAAAAAGACACGAAAGAtacacattttgtttattttcagcaTATTCAAAACCtcaaaaatatagtaatgaatattaatgtatatatgcatataaaaatatatgaaaatcgattcatatatatgtgtatatataaactgtgcgtgtgtatgtatatatatgtatatacatctgtgtatatatacacataaatacatgtgtatagagggtggcatagctcagtggtagagcgctggcttggCAATTGCAAGGTcttgggttcgcgcccggccgccgcccctctcagtcgactaaGCAAtgaatgagtactgatatgctgacgtcagcattttggggtcaaagtcggggcggaaaggaactggccaccctaccgcatcatcccgcagCTTGGTtagcatgtttctctgcgaacatgtcccctacgttcacatggacatgggaccaactttatatacacatatgtatgtaaatatatatttatatattcatatgtatatattcgtatatatacatatgtatgtatgtatgtgtgtgtatgtgtgtgtgtgtgtctgtgtgtgtctgtgtgtgtctgtgtgtgtctgtgtgtgcgtgtgcgtgtgcgtgtgcgtgtgcgtgtgcgtgtgcgtgtgcgtgtgcgtgtgtgcgtgtgcgtgtgcgtgtgcgtgtgcgtgtgcgtgtgggtgtgcgtgtgcgtgtgggtgtgggtgtgggtgtgggtgtgcgtgtgtgtgtgtgtgtgtgtgtgtgtgtgtgtgtgtgtgtgcgtgcgtgcgtgcgtgcgtgcgtgcgtgcgtgcgtgcgtgcgtgcgtgtgtgcgtgcgtgcgggcgtgtgtgcgtgcgggcgtgtgtgtgtgcgtgtgtgtgtgtgtgcgagtgtgtgtgtgtgtgtgtgtgtgtgtgtgtgtgtgtgtgtgtgtgtgtgtgtgcgtgtgtgcgtgcgtgcgtgcgtgcgtgcgtgcgtgtgcgtgcgtgcgtgcgtgtgcgtgcgcgtgtgcgtgcgcgtgcgtgtacgcgtgcgtgtgggtgtgcgtagttatcacacatatataactaaagTAAACCGATCGACTAAAACTCCATACCTCAATGAATGATTTACACAATATTGCACCAAAGGATCAGCATTACGGTAACTCTTCATACAAGACATCTTCAGGAACCTGTAGAAAGAgaaattgtatatattaatattcatatatatgtgtgtacgtgtgtgtgtgtgtgtgtgtgtgtgtgtgtgtgtgtgtgtgtgtgtgtgtgtgtgtgtgtgtgtgtgtgtgtgtgtgtgtgtgtgtgtgtgtgtctttacaatACAGaagatatctatgtatgtatacataaatatatatttataaataaacacacagatatttttatgtgtatttaaatgtatttatatacatatatgcatatatgtatacacacatatatacgtatatacatatatatattcacacatatttgtgtgtgtgcgtttgttggcGGATGCCTTTGTGTGACAGCTCGTATCATAATCCCTCCTAAAGGCAATGAGTAAAACATACTTCAGTGTTCACAATGAATGTTTTACAATTTCCAAAAACAATTGTCGATTGAATAAAAACCGAATGAATACTCATTTGACAAGAATAAATACTACGAAAAGAGGGATCGACGACAGTCTTAAAGCAACCGTGAACGAGGAGACACACTAAGGTCATCTCTATTACATGATGAGCGTtgtgaatgtattttttcttGCTGTATTATGTGGGATAAAATACTAACGAGTTTAGGAGCTACCCCACGTAGCAATGAACAAGGCTAAACGAACTGTAACCTGATCGGGAGGCAAGATAAGAGTTAATCAGAACAAGCGACAAAAGCTCAATGGACCCAAGTCTGAACATGTGCGGCCCAACCTGGCTTCGGAACGTAATCAGCAACACGCTCGTTCCACCCTATGTCTTCAGTGTTCTAAGCTTTTTCGTTCAACCATACAGAAAATCCCTATACTCCATGGCATAAGAGACCGAAGAACGCTGTTCCACTATGTTATAGTAATCAAAGATGGTTATTAGTACAAAGATACTTTTATTTCATGTATCTACGATATACCTCGTTACCTAAACTAAGATGAAATTctattttgttaagttacccatgtaagagttcattttcttttatgtacCCCATCTAACGGCAGAGATTTAAATACCTAATGTAAACAAGCTTCTGTGGTGACACGTAGCGTCTCCTCAATGTATATAGTTATGCGAAGCAACTCTTGTGTTTTATTGATACCAGTGACAAGCCATACTTGCTCATTACacttgtttatattaatatataattcagCAATCTTTCGGCAAAAATACtattataattcatttttttacaGAAGAATGCCCTTTTCATCCTGTGGGTAACATTTATCACCTAGAATTTATCGTAAAACGTGAGTCATTTCCTCTTGAAATTACATCCCttcttatatattttcaataGCTGGTGCTTTCGGTGTCAAAATGTCTTAAGATATCTGAAAACTTCTGTAGATCGTAACATTGCACAATATgccgtattatttttttttttttttttttttttttttttttttttttttttttttttttgctatattaACCTCCTGTACTAAAAAAAAGAACGTAAACAATTTGACTTTTAAAATATAAAGCAGTAACAGTTCATCCTTTTCACGTTGATGCATGTTTGATTCTATAATTACAACTCAATTTTCTTTGGATTGATCATAACACATGTACCTAACAGTTCCCCTGTGTAATATTTTCAGTATCAAATACAACACCTTCGTCATGATCAATATAAATACTCTAAAATGTAATAGAGTAGGAATGTGAAACAATGAGAAATACTCTGCCTCAATTGTACGGTGAACAGCTCTGCGTCATGGGAATACGTGTAGGCTAAAGTTGTCTGCCCCTTGTTGGCAGTTAAATAACTTCTTAACATTCAAACTATACTAAGCTGAACTTAgtatattttgtgttattttttacgTTGCAAAAAGAAAACTTTGCAGTAAATTTCGCTATAATGGCTGCAAAACACAATTTGTATGATATTTGAAATAACTTGGACACGGATATATTGACGAACTCTACACTGCATTCAACCGCAAGAGAAAAAAACTCGAGTGCGCATTTCTCTTATTTACCAATCTGGCATAAACTGCGATGTTTACGTGTATACACCTACTGTGCATGTAAATTAATTCCTGCAATAAAATATGTACATCCCCCGAACAAACACGAATAACAAACCTGTCAAGGAGTAGAGCGAACGACCGTAACAACAACACTGTATTGAGAGGTCTCAGGGACGAGTTGGAGCGCCCATATTTCGGTTTACATCGCTtattttaatattcattattaacgTAATAACTACAGTTTAGTGCTATTGTCAGATCTTGTTAATAACCACAAAGTATAACTACGCTCCACAAGCTGAATTCATATAGTAATATTAAGTACCAGTTGAGagtaatatatttttgtaaaatttGGCATGTAATATCTATTCACAGCTCCCAAACATGAACCCGTGGGTACGTTCGCGTGTTGGCTAAAACTTCAGCTTCCTTtccgggcgcgcgtgtgtgtgtgtgtgtgtgtgtgtgtgtgtgtgtgtgtgtgtgtgtgtgtgtgtgtgtgtgtgtgtgtgtgtgtgtgtgtgtgtgtgtgtgtgtgtgagtgtgtgtgtgtattaaatatatatgttttatgtatttatattatatatatatgtatgtatgtatttatgcataatatgtatgtatgtttatatatccatttattgtaACTCCCCATAATTTGTCAATAGTAATGctgaattaataattatgattatagtcaCCTCTATCATCATTTGACTATAATTTGACTGTATATGAACGTAAAACAAATTCATTACCTAACATTTTCTATATattagaaaaatttaaaaaacatcCGTTTAATTAAATTAGTCACATACAAATACTTTGGCATTTGATATACGTAAATGCGTAGTGGGAGAGTATAAAAGCCAAGTCTGTCCCTTCCCACGCTGACAACCTGTTGTTATGAAGATCAGTGTAGGTGTGTGGTACAGTCAATATAAAAATTTTAACTAACAAAAATCAATAGAATTATATGAACCATGATTTAATTTACACAGTATtatgtagtatatttatatacataaacatacacaatgcACCTACATTTCAGCATGTATGCTCCACGCGCACACTCATACGTCCACACCCACGGCATTGGCTGAGACCGATCCTGTGCCTCGTTACGGAATCTACAGCCATGGCTTCTATCGACCTTATGGCTTTAGCTTCTAAGGTCCTTATTGTTCCGGATATTATGTTGTGAAACGTCAATATAATCAGCTATAAATATAATACCCACAATATTAACCTGTTTTTCACTGTTAATGCTAATATCACCGAATAaattgtgtatacgtatatatgtgtgtgtgtgtatacttgatgtgtatacatgtgcgtgtgattTGTGTATAAAACATGAAGATCGTGTCTTCATTCACCTGTAGTTTTCAGAATAATATCGTGTTTAACACTGTATAGGCTTTGAAAACGATGTATTTTTTCCGTTTATATACTCTTATGGAGTTCATTAGTCCTCAGATTTTAAATTCGATTGTTTTAAGCAGGGATAGTCATCAGATGCTTTTTATAATTGATTAACAATTGTGAGACCTTATCCACGTGAGTACAATTTGCAGAAAAAGTTATTCAATTCAGCCATAATAATCTCGTCATGTTTAATGTAAATCGCTAGTCACTGAAGTTAGAAAAATGTTAATGAGagcatggatttatatatatagaatatatggtGAGTATGTATTTgttcttatatttacatataggaaAATAAAAGATAGTAGCGTGCAGTAGTTGTGGCAAACTGCAAGTGAACAGATGAAAACTGCAATAGAGTCTTTCTTTAGATCCAAACGTACCATGGAACGTCTGTGAGAACTAAGATCCATactcacattcacatgcacagtGCACCAGCTCTCAAAAGTGATTTCATAATGATCATCAGTAAAATCCGTAACAATGGACGATGTTTATTTGACACACGCTGCATGAAGGGGTAGTAAATGATAGGCAAAAGGTTTAAATACATTTCATGCTTGTACTGCATTTGGGGTCAAATTATCCAATCATTGTCAATGCATTCTCCTGAAACATGAATTACTACTGCGGAAGATGTGTGCCTATCAGGTGGAAaactattcattttttaaaacagAGAGACAAGCCATCACCAATCTTCAGGAATGAGATGTTAATTCTCTGGTCATCTTTCAgtttttcgttcattttcctGATAGCAAGCGTGCCAGGTTTTTGATCAGTGGGGTCGATCACAGCTCCATCCCAGAGTGTGTTGTCGAAGGCGATGACTCCACCAGGGCGCAAGAGAATGAGGCAAAGTTCATAGTATCGATCATAACTCTCCTTGTCGGCGTCAATGAAAGCATAATCGAAGGTGCCTGCTTCCCCTGCATCAATGAACTTCTGGAGAGTCTCAGCAGCTGGAGCGATGTGCAGACTTATCTTGTTGCTAACTCCAGCTTCCTCCCAATACGGTTTGCCTGGAATACTCATTTCATTAGGAATGTAAACCTGTAATGTTCATGGTACCGCAGGTCCCTACGAGATATTTTGAgtcattatctatttcattatttatacaCGAATATCTGCATAATTCGTCAGATTTGCTCTGATAGTCTTAATACCTATGTTGGTAAACTCTTCACTTATGTCTAGGGCGTGAACCTTCCCATTAGGAGGCAGTGCCAGAGCAGCAGAGAGTGAACTGGCGCCTGTGAACACCCCAATGTCTAGTACCTGTTAAATACAAACCAACCCACAACCAATGACTGTGAGAAAATTGCAATATACGTGAAAATGCATAGAACATCGTATTCTAAAATAAGCACATACGctcagataaaaatataaaatacagataaaatacaaataaaataaaacaatacacaaacgcgcgcgtgtgtgtacgcgtgtgcgtgtgcgtgtccgtgtgtgtgtgtgtgtgtgtgtgtgtgtgtgtgtgtgtgtgtgtgtgtgtgtgtgcgtgtgcgtgtgcgtgtgcgtgtgcgtgtgcgtgtgcgactgtgcgtgtgcgactgtgcgtgtgcgtgtgcgtgtacgtgtgcatgtgcgtgtgcatggatATTGTATGCAGGTTGTAAATAACATCAAAAGGCTAAACTCACTTTCTTTGCCCCGATAGCCTGCATTATGTTGGCATTGAGCT
This region includes:
- the LOC125029182 gene encoding probable caffeoyl-CoA O-methyltransferase 2 isoform X2, coding for MFLKMSCMKSYRNADPLVQYCVNHSLRLTDVQKRLNDVTLQHRRSSMLGAPEVLQLNANIMQAIGAKKVLDIGVFTGASSLSAALALPPDGKVHALDISEEFTNIGKPFWEEAGVINKISLHIAPAAETLQKFIDAGEAGTFDYAFIDADKESYDRYYELCLILLRSGGVIAFDNTLWDGTVIDPNDQTPDTLAIRKINEKLKDDQRINISFLKIGDGLSLCFKK
- the LOC125029182 gene encoding probable caffeoyl-CoA O-methyltransferase 2 isoform X3 translates to MSCMKSYRNADPLVQYCVNHSLRLTDVQKRLNDVTLQHRRSSMLGAPEVLQLNANIMQAIGAKKVLDIGVFTGASSLSAALALPPDGKVHALDISEEFTNIGKPFWEEAGVINKISLHIAPAAETLQKFIDAGEAGTFDYAFIDADKESYDRYYELCLILLRSGGVIAFDNTLWDGTVIDPNDQTPDTLAIRKINEKLKDDQRINISFLKIGDGLSLCFKK
- the LOC125029182 gene encoding probable caffeoyl-CoA O-methyltransferase 2 isoform X1 — translated: MLRSYLTANKGQTTLAYTYSHDAELFTVQLRFLKMSCMKSYRNADPLVQYCVNHSLRLTDVQKRLNDVTLQHRRSSMLGAPEVLQLNANIMQAIGAKKVLDIGVFTGASSLSAALALPPDGKVHALDISEEFTNIGKPFWEEAGVINKISLHIAPAAETLQKFIDAGEAGTFDYAFIDADKESYDRYYELCLILLRSGGVIAFDNTLWDGTVIDPNDQTPDTLAIRKINEKLKDDQRINISFLKIGDGLSLCFKK
- the LOC125029183 gene encoding probable caffeoyl-CoA O-methyltransferase 2 — encoded protein: MSSLKSYDNTDPLVQYCVNHSLRLTDVQKRLNDATLQHRRAAMLGAPEVLQLNANIMQAIGAKKVLDIGVFTGASSLSAALALPPNGKVHALDISEEFTNIGKPYWEEAGVSNKISLHIAPAAETLQKFIDAGEAGTFDYAFIDADKESYDRYYELCLILLRPGGVIAFDNTLWDGAVIDPTDQKPGTLAIRKMNEKLKDDQRINISFLKIGDGLSLCFKK